CTGAAGAGAGAAATAAGAATTGTTAAACATCCTGACCTTACATGGAATAGCAGAACACAGAACCTTGAAGCCATTTTTAAAGACAGGACAAGTAATGAAAATAAGGTTTTCAGCAAAAGTTTCTCCAAAAGGGGGCACAGAGAAATTGTTTTTACCTGAGTTGTTATTTAGAAGTTATTTGGCTAAGCTTGTGACTGAACCACAAAATGCTTTCAACCTAAGAAAGTATTTCCCTCCGTTGCTAGTGTCATTTCAGAATGCTAGCTCTCCTCCACACATTATACAATTCTTTCTTCCACTTCTATAAGCAAcctcttttctgaaaacactcATTGCAGGCTAATCCACGAGAAGTCTCCCTTTCAAGACGGAGCTCTGTTTATTCTCCATTTGCATTACAGAGCTCTCAGTTCACCCTTAGTCTGAAATGGATTTTCCTCTTAAAGCATCTCCTCTTAAACTTGGTGACATCCTTCTCATCTTCACCTCATATCACAGTACCAGCCTCCCCATTTCAGAGAATTCAGTGCCAAATCAGCTCTTTTACTAGCCTGCAGGATCCTCCACTGGCCATTATCTCATCTCATAAAGACACTGTTCTCTCTCCAGCCTATGTCTATATTGAATACTTAATGTGTTCAGCTATAGTTccaatgtttttgtttgtttggggaacCAAACATTAAGCCTCTGTATCAGAGCAAAAGTGGAACTAACAACAGATCACaatacatgcatttttatttcatctggAAAGCAAGGTTTGTattttgcagagagaaaaaattgGCTACTTCTCAATATACTAAAATACACTAGTGTATCCAATAACGTCAGAACATCCAGTTTATTTCTCATCCAGCAACACAGAGAAAGCTGGGCCCTATCCTTACCATGATACGCTGCAAGAGAACTGAAAAGATCCTATCTAAAGATAGTCTTTACTTCAGGGTAACTCACCAAGATTAACGAAGGCATTCTCCAGATCTCCCTTAACCTCCTTCTTGATGCTCTCCAACATATCATATGGGCTGTAGCTCTTGTACCTCTCAAACACTatcacaagaaagaaaacaggtgAAATCAAAACTAGACCAAGAACTGGTAAAAGTAGCCATGCAAATCAAAAACATAGAGACAGCAATGCAGAGACACATGATTTAGAAATATCTGTCCAAGTTCTGATAACTTTGTCTTAAGTAGAGCCTGAGTTTCTCAGCCGATAGTAAAGTTCTCATACTAtgggctttttgttttccatGAATACCTCCATAACCTGGTAAAATACTATCTTAATTCTGTACTAGTATTTTTTGAAACAACAGTGATTTAAGCCCTGAAAAGTCTTCAAATGACTTTGCCATGTGCTTCTTACAGCAATATCAGGGCTGCTTTTGAGAGTCCTTCCTGTCAGATCTAAACACATGATATAGCTAAAATACCCTAGGACAGAGGGAAAAGCTAAAGGACTTCAAGGTCTCCTGCAGCCACATTTTCTAGATTTGTAACAGTTTTGTTCTTGGCGTACTTGACATATAATTGAGCCTCCTTACACCTCTGTAAAAAAAGAGCTCTACACATACTCAAACTGAGATTAACGCGTGCACAGAAATAActatgttttttgaaaaaaaaataacacctcaGACATGAATTAAGATTTATTAGCTGTTTTTCACACTCATTTCAATCATATCTAGGACAAAATAGTTACCATGTCAGTATAATTTCCTCTTacgggaaaaaaattaatctgtctcTTGAATAGTACCTTTCTGCAGGTGGGGGACACTTCTTTCAGTCATAATGTTGATCCACTTGGGGACATCAGTTCCCTTTCTCTTCACACCGGCATCATAGAGCTCCTGGGGTtagaacaaaaagagaaataatgacAATCAGGAGTTACACAAGAAGCCATTGCAAATGTTTTTTCCTTACTGGAAAACAAGCACTACTGAAACTGTGTCAGTGGGAGAACACAAAAGGACACATGGTTGGGCAGACCACCAGGACAAGATCCAAGGATCTAATCTGAAACTAAGACTAGTTACTTTGTATATACCTCTATCTACAAGTTTTACTCTGCATTTAGCTCTGTTTACCTCAACAAAACTGCTCTTGACAGATACACATGTAATAAAAAAGCATTAGCAACCAATAAATTCCATGACGCTTCTCTCAATCTTACACAATTACTTGGCTGCAACCAGTCTTTGCAGTGTCTGTGTTTCCTTTTGTTAAAGGCTCTCTTTCTCAATATGCTTAAGGGAATACCAGTGAGGTGCTAGTATAGGTACTAGCGGGGTTTTCATAGCCCATGAAAATCTGATAACTGAAGGATTACAAGTGGCAGATACCTTGACAGCATGCAAACATTACTGTGCAAGATAATCTGAAATATATACACCTACCTTCATAAATGCTTCTCACTCCCATAGTATTTGTACTTTCAACATCTCCAAAAGCTTGACCAATTTAAGACATTTAATGGTCATTACCAGCACTTACCCTAGCATCCAGATCAATTAGCTCATAATCAATCACAGAGGTATCTTCGCACCTTTTGCCCTTCAAACAAGCATAGCAGTATTTAGAAGAGGTTTAATAGACAGCAAGCAGTTTGCTACATgcatattctttttctctttgtttttttaatctgaatttgtTAAATGAGTTAACAGTACGCTCCATCCctattatgaatattttttttcctgaaaagacaATGAATTCACAAGGAAATTTAAAAGTGAATCAGAAGTCCAACTGCTTTACTGGCAGCCAGTCAGTCAGTCACCGAAGTGCAGCCACAAtaggaaaagtggaaaaatatgAACAGACCTACCTTGGCAAGGGCAACCATTAGCTTGCGGAAGTCACCAGATGTGTCTGATATAATATCCTTTTCCAGTTCTGTCTTGTAcactagaaaacaaaaaattattttcaagtaaatGCTGCCCTACAAATACTCCTTCACAAAAAGGACAGCTGCTAATTACTGTGTTTTATGCACATAAACAGCTACAACCTAATCACATGTGGAAGACAATGAGAACAAATGCATGCTTGCATACAACATTGCTACCAGCTAGTCATGAGAGTTCCCATGCAATCAAAGTCTGTCACAGAAAGGTAACAGTGAAGCTTGAGACTATTAAAAGGAAGAGAATATTTCTTTAAACTCAATATCCTTTTAGATCATTCTTAGCTACCAATGagtatttgcttgtttgttaaACATAGAACTTAGGCCTTCTCCACTCGTGGATTTATGACTGGACAACTGCAATTAGAAGTTCAATGCAAAAGACAAAAGCTGTTATAATAAAGGAATGCTGTGTGTGATTCTGGTCTGGTGTCTAAACATTTTCACTGTTTGCCAAGTGGTCATACCCTGTATTGCTACAAATCACATTCTCTCTTCTTTTCAACAGCAACCTATTGTACAGCAGCATCTTCTTTGCTGATACATATTATTTTGTTCAGTACCACCCATTAAGactacactggttttgcttatctttttTGACTTAGCCAGCACCTTACCAGAACTGCTTGATAACTATTAAGCCTTAGCACAGAGCAATTGTCTACATTTCAGTCTATTTGTGATGAAGCTTAACTCTGCAGCTCAAGGAAACAGACACTGGACAGCTGCACTACTGAATTGCAGTAAACCCAACCAGAatgaacaatataaaaatataaggaATATGAATGAAAAGGTAATAGCTTTTGAGGATGAATCTTAGATCACCCATATGTACTTATAATCAACTAAGAATTATAGCTTCAGTCAGATAACATGCtttagaaaagctgaaaaatggaaTATACGCTTTTATGAAGTTTTATTTCACATCTTTTCTGGCAGGTCTACCAAATAAACTTACAAGTGTGCTTCGGAAGATTTCAGATTCACCTACTTACTACTTAACTGATCCTACAATCCATAAATCTAACATCATTAATTCTGTCACTACGCACAGAATGCACGTAGCTTACAAAATACTTTATTTAGGCACAACTTATATAAGTAGTAAATGTTCTCCGATTTGTTTGCTACCAACTAACAAGAtgaaacacacacaaatatcCAGGACACCAGTACAAAATAGTATCTTACTACATCCAACTGCTGGAGAATCAAGGCAGATATTGTATAAGCAACTCTAACAATCAAATTTACACTGAGGGGAACTTATCCAAGTAACTTAGTGTATAAACATAGTACACTGAAACTTTCAAAGTAAACTTACTTTCCCTGTAGACTCTGTTAATTTCACTAAGCTCCTGATTTGTTCGTGAGCAGATGATTTCAATGAGAGTGTCTTCATCAGTTCCCAGACCCTGCAACACACAGATGATTCACTTAGGTGCTAGAAATGAACAGGCATGTTTgaatggtttaaaaatattttacagacatCTCCTCTCTCCCACTCTAACAGTTTCACAACAATTCAGGGATATTTTTTGCTAACTGCGCCTGAGAAACCGCAGATGGAACATTTTTAGTTGCCAAACACTACTCTGATAGCTTTGAGATCCTGCAGATATTGTCGCTGGGCAATGTGCATTTACACTCAGCAGCCTCCCCACCACTGTAACTGGATGAGACCAACTTATCACGGCCCATGTGTGATTGCTTTCTGTCCACTGAgagcacaggaagaaaatttgATTCTTAGCATGCAAATGGGCAGCAAGCAACTTGTTCCCCTGCTTTTCTTCCCCACCACCCTTTGTACCACTCCTCCACTATAAATACAAAGCCAAGGATGACACTTTCATTAGCCTTGGCCTTGTCTCCAAATCAGCAAAGATTTAAGCATGTTCTGAATTATTAGCTAATAAATAGCCCCTCTTGAATTGACCGTATTTTCCAAGTTGTTTGTATTTGTGCATTGTGAAGCATAATATTGCAATTAGCTATAGTAAGAAATAAAGATGTATTTAGTATGAAAAACTAAatacccagatttttttttttttaaccagctgAATTAATTGGGAGGTCTTATATAATATTACAAAGCCACTTTTGTGATCAAGGTCAATGAAGAATTAGTACATTGAATGAAGCTGCATTACTACTGTTTAAAAAGTAATACAGGTATTAGCATTATAACAAAATTACAAACCACATCAAAATGTATCAGCTATCAATTAAGCTTTATAGTAACTCAGATACTCTAAAATAATGTGGCTTGACCAACGTGCTCTAAACCTTGTTCAATTATTTTATATAGATAAacagccaaattaaaaaaaaaaatgctaacaaCACTGCAATGTTCTTGCTCCTGAAGAAAAGACAGGTAACCCTGAAGCACAGGCTCAGAACAGAGGACTAACTTTAATGAGCTGAAGATGCTTTTCTCTCTAGCGATCACTAAGGGTGTCTGGGTTACTAGCTGGTAAAGCCATCTGGCAGCCAGATGCCTCGgtattttgaaaagaaacattaaaaaacagaCTCCACTGGTGATTTTTTCATTCTATTCTGGTTCTTACCTACCCATGAACCACGTTCAGGCTAATCTCATTACCCTTATCTTCCAGCATCaccagcagacaaaaaaaatacTCTCATGCCTCCTCTTAGGCTACTGTTTGTTAGGACCATCTGTAACAGTCATTTTGTATGTGGCAAAAATGGGCATGATTTCCACAGCACTCCAAGAGGAGTCTGCTGGGTAACATCTTGGGAAAACTTCTCATGCTGCAGTCTTTCACATGTGGAAAATGGAAGTAATTATGTGGAGAACTACCCTCTTGGAAAAAGTGTCTCtattgaaggggaaaaaaaaaaaaagcagcactaaaCCCAAGCAATTTTATAAAAAAGGGAATTAGGAAAGCTTTCCACAGAGTGATTCTAATAGGTATCTGGGGAAGAAATGAAGGCCAAAAAAATTCAAGGTGctctaaatgtttttaaagtattttgtaaGAACATGtaccagaaaaataattaactcCTCAGTGATAACTTTGCTCTACCCAACTCTGTTTCCCACGTCATAGCTTACTATGCTCTATGTATCAAGTGAAACTTAAGCTCAGGCAAATGTAGAACATTAGACTAAGTGCCTGGGAGTCGGAAATAGCTGACCTAAGGAGAGAACAGAATATTCTACATTTGTGGCTACTCTGAGGTAACAGCTTGGTGCTGTATGTACATATGACCATGTACATACAAATGCTATGTAAGTACATGGTCATCCTAAATATAACAGCATCAGAtacaagacatggaaaaaaaaacaaacaggcaaacaaaaaaccaaaaccgaaTTAATCTGATTCACAGTAAATTATGGACAGCCTCTACTTAAACCAGAAGAGGGCAGCATCTGATTACTCAAAAAAGGAATTTGGCCCATAACAAAAGAGATGCCACCTCCATACAAGGTTGGCTTTTTAGGTTTGGGGGTTTGAAGTTTTTTTGGGGCAGAGTGGagggggtggttttgttttactgtttgttttttaactcctttttcaCAGTCTGGAGAAATTAATTGGGTTTTTGTCTTATTCCAAATTCCAACAGATATATTCTAATACtcatttaataatattaaaaaaaaaaaataatcaaccggataaaaaaattcagaattttagtGATGATTATAAATACAAATTCCCAAAGCTTGGTTTGCTTAGTAAGGTGAATGCGCTGGCATGAGCACCTCTGAAAGTCTTGTTTCAGTGGTCTGCAAAGCAGATATTTCTGAACTAGCAATCTATTCCATGCTTGCCTGTGATTGTAGGGGACTGAACACAGTGActcactgctgtgctgctgctccaaaGCCTGCTTTTAACACCTCATCCTTCTCCTCCTGTTCCACACAGAGGCAGGTCTGGTACAGGTTGTTCTTTCAGTGATATGACCCAGTAACTGGAAACTACTATTTATGCCTATAAATGCTAGCAGAGGATTTAATGGCTCCAGCTAACAGCTGCTAtcttaatgtttgtttttttttttttactatgaacCTGTATATTGTTTTTAAGAGCAGTCAGCAAAGCAGCAACCAGACAGAGCAGCCTATCAGTTATTCCTGAcctgataaaaattatttttttccttaaagggaGGATTTAattaacagttttaaaatcaCATGGTTCCAGAATTTCTCTCATTTTGGATGCTTTGTGGCTGGATACTTAAAACTGCGgtactataaaaataatgatcaGTGGACATGTTTGAAAACTGTGGCCTTGGATGTGAAGTCCATTGTCATTCTTGAGACAGCGACATCAGACTAACATACTTAAATTTCAAAGCTAATTTACCTTCATGGCAGCTTTCAGTTCAGAGGCATCATACTGTGCTGGCGTCTTCAGCAAGCCCAAGATCACTGCCTCCAAATGACCCGACAGTGCAGACTTGAGTGCTGCAGAAAGTTCCTGTAAAAAAGGAGGgatgatggaagaaaaaaattaaagctcaCTTCTGATCTCCAGAGAATTTAGCCTGTAGTGCTTTAAGTCTCCAAGGCTGCAACAGTGTTTCTAACACAATTGACAAGGAAACAGAACATAAAGAGCTTTTCTTTTGTGAAAGCCTAAGAAAGAAATTAGGGCAAAGGAATTTTTTCTCATCCtttgaaaataagaagaaatccaCTGGTGGCTGACAGAGTGCTGGGAAGCATGGTGCAGACACATCTGAACAGCTCCGCTCCAGTCTTGAAGCATGACACTTTGTTGGAGCTAACAAGCACAGATGGATCTGAGTCTGACTCCCTGTGGTCAGCACTTCTCCATCATACTCCCATAGTTTTCCCTGTAGCACTGTATTATTTGTGTTTTTCCTATTACCCCAGCCCTTTACTAGCTGAGACATCGGAAAATTGACTGCACAGTTATTCCACTGTACAGGCCCAGTTCCCAAGCAGctagctgaagaaaaaaagttgtctCTGAGCACAGAAAAATTATCCCTGTCTTCAAGGCAACTATCAGAAGAACATAAGCAAAGTCTCTATTGTTAATTGTCAGTCAATCCTAGAGAAAGAAACAGTCAAGTGTGTTCACTTCACAGGACGCATGCAAATCTGTAGCAAATAAAGTCAGAGGCATGTCCTCTTTTAAAGGTTTCAGATGCAACTTGAATAATTTAATTATCAGTTTCACTGTAGTGTACTTACAAAGTCAGAATCCCTGGGATCAAGTCTGGGGTTCACACAGATCAGTGTATTCCCTAAGCTGAAGTTAAGTCTGCAGCATTcagaattttctgcatttcaattGAGGGTTTCTACACTAACAGTTTGTGAGCTGGAGGGGTAGGGGAAATAGGGGCAGAACTGCAGAGAATTTTGTACCAGAGGGATAAAGAGCCAAGGCACTTAGTTAATTTCCAGAGTCACCCCACCCATTTAATCCAGGCACTAATACATGCCAATACTGTATGCACTTACTGCATGGATTGAGCAAGACAGTGAATGGGGGTTTGGGGTATCCAGCTGCTTTTGTCTAAGAAACACTTTAGTACACTAACTCAATTTTGGATACGATGCTCCATCATTTATTTGCATGAAAACAGGTTCTTCAGACATCAGCAAAGATACTGCACATCTCTAATAAGTTTTAGGACAATGCCATGAATTCCAATTAGCTGAGAGAAGTTTTTGCAATCTTTGCACTTTGGTATGAAAGCTGAAGGAAATACAAATCACTACAGCAGGATTTACCAAAATAACTGCAATAAAGCACCTCAAACTGAACCAAGCACCTGCCCTCATATTAGTAGGCTTCTGGAGAAAAAAGCTCTTCTCCCCCTGCCAGGAAAGCAGGGTCTCCATTCCGCTGTTTTTTGCCATGGCTAGGAGCACTCAAAGAGAGAAATGAGAAGCAGATAACTGACAGATATCATTAATTtataaatagcaaagaaaaagttttagTTAGTGTTCCAAATGAGCATCTGGATATTAGCAGTTCATCGAAGTTAGAAATTTTTGGTGGCAGTTAGGACTGACCAGACACGTATGAAGACACACATGCAGAACCCCCAGTGTTCACTGGTAGATCCATTAATGCTGGTGATGGGGAAAGATTACACAGATCAAACACCATTCCTCAGGATTACCAATAGTTTCCATTAGAAACAGCTCAACTCAAAGGAATAGGGGTAGATCtgtgtgactttttaaaattataatgatCTACTGAGAAATCCTGCAACACACAAAACAAGCAGCCTAGTACAACACAACCCATTGCCAAAGAAAACCATGAGATACTGTCCCTGGAAGATATACATACATGTCTTTTCATATCCCACTTCCTCCTCTCTTGCCATTCACTTGTTTATTTCACTGAGTGGTTTCTACTGCAAACTTCCATTGTTTCTACAAACTGTTTAATTCTTTGGCACATGTTAAACTTGATACCTTCAGTTTGCTCTTGGGTCGCAGTAAGGAAAAAAGGTGAGAAAGAAACAGATCAAAAAAGTTGCGGATTTTCTTGCCTGTGCATTTTCATGGTCATGCAAAACATTTAACAAAGCTTTAAGTGACACATTTCACTACTAGAGTCCGCTTATATGCAGGAGTCTCCCAGTGCCCACAGAGCACGACCACCAGGGTGCAGACAGGTGCATACATGCATGTGTCCAACCGGTGCGTGCTTCTGCATGTGCCTCTATCAGCCATGCATAAAAGTTGGTGAATTTCCAAAATTTAACTCTAGATTTACATTTGGTTTCAGATGAGCATTCTGGGATGCTACTGGAGGACTACCATCTGGAGTATGGCAAACCTGAAAGAGATACATTCATCATAATCTCAAATCTATAAAAGTTTCCTCATTTTCATGGGCATAAAACTTCAATTATGGTAAGACTGTCAAGACTTCACATGTCAAGAGAACAGCTCTTGTCTTCCAGATAGCAAGACTCATTATGCAGAATTCTGCACATGTTCTACAGATTTCTCTCCATCAACAGATCAGGACTTGAGCTATTTCTTACAGGGTAATACCTAGTGATATTTCAACTCATTACATGACTTTGTTCTACATCTACAGTGTTTGTAGAACAACTGACTGCACTCTGTTCTCATTTAAACTGGCTTTGTGAACAGAAATGGAACACTTTTCTTATGCTGAGTTGTCTTAACAAAATCACaaaaagtcaaaaagaaaaaaataaatcccctaAAGCACCTTTTCCTTCAACCTGAGACATTTCATGTCTATGGCTTTTCACTATTGTTTAGCATTTTTCACCAGGGAATCctgtggctggctggctggtgTATCACCCATCATGATTTCTGGAGGTGCTAGGAAACCACTGTCTCCAACAGATTTCAGTCCCAGTTGTGCATACTCAACAAATCTGGAAGTCCCACCAGTCCTAAACTGTGGCTGCATGGACAAAGGAGACTCACCTTTAATTTTAGTGAAAAGACAAACCAAATAATACTTATCTCCAGTTTGCATCCACTTATCTGTGAAACACGCAAGCCCTGAAAAATCTACCTGCAAGAGGAATATTAGTATTTCATCATATTTCACTACCTTTTTGGTTCTTCTCTGATAGGCAAAAGCAATGTCCTGCCTCTGTTCATTGCTGCGGTTTGTCAGGATGTTGATGATGGTGACCTCATCCACACCTACAAAGACATAAGACAAAGAGTTAAATAAACTTCCTTGTTACTGTTCTCTTTGTATTAGTATGTTCTCCAGCGCTGAGAACACAGCATATACGCTGTCTGGGGCGGAGCTCAACAGCTCTCATTAGTTAGTATATGTCATGTCCTGCTCTTGGAGAAAGGGCAACCAATTACAGCCCAAATTTTTGATGCAGTGCAGATTTTTGTGCACACAGGCATGTATACACCTCAACAAAATCTAGTTTGTGACCAGCTTTGctacttctgttttctgcttcatttgtGTGTCTGTGCACTTGTGTTCAGTCATGCGGTATTCCGCAAAAAGTTGCTCAAGAACACAGGCTTTAAAACTGACATGAACTTGTACTTACTAAAGCTTGCCCTGTCATGTTGGTAGAGCATTTTCAATTAAAGCTTCTTCATAAAGCTGTTATATTTTCTACTTAATCCATAGTCACTTAACTATCACTCCAAACACAAAAATGGGAAAATAGAACAGTATATTTCATTCTCTCAGCAGTTCAGAGGCTCAGAATGGGTGTTTGACACTGGAAGAACTATGTATGtgctacttttcttgaaattatCACTCAAAGATCCACACTGAGTTTTAACTAACATGCCTATAGGACTTAAAAGATAAATTGGAAGTTTGAGCATCTAAGTAAGCCAGCTATGTATCAGTAAAGGTTTAGTTTTAAGTGAAGTTTTCCAAATTCACGCACTTAAACACAGGCTGAATGCAAAGAGATCACTAAGACTGTACGTTAAAAGCCAACACATGCATCTAGGGTTAGACACTCTGGCTGTCAGTGGAACCTAATGCACACCACAGCTTTAGAACCCGTAGAGGTCATCACTGCAGGCCAATGCGTACAGAGAAAAAGCTTTGATGTTGTACAAGAAGCGGGATTTCCAGATGTTATCTCCTAGATACAGCTACTCGCTACTCCATGTTCTTTCCAATGCAGGCAGCATCTTTGACTTTTCCACTTGCTCCTGCCTACTGCTACTAACTTGCACTTCAGATTTCCTCTTATTTTCCCCACTTCACTTGCTGCTTTCAAACTGGATTCTCCTGAACTTGCATTCTTTGAACTGGCACAGTTCTTCCTCTGATCACAATTCTTATTTGCAGCTTGGTCTTGGCAGCTTAAAAGATGTCCCAGAGCCTGGTTGAACTGGAGGCTCTTGAGCTTCGAGATGAACCCGGAACATCTGACTTATCTCTGTATCCTGTGATAGGGCTCTAACCCAAGGGACATACAATTACCACACCCTGCAAACATCCATGTCTCTCAAAGCACTCTCTGCAAGGACAGCTACCTTTTGTTTATTCTCATCCACAGAAAAAAGTCAAACAAACTGTATTTATATTCCTTTAACTGAGCATTAAAGTTATATTAAATAGTTTCTCTTACTATGAGAGCTTACACAAACTGCCCTTGCAAGAAGTCAGTCTCCATTActcaaaggaaaatgtttagaAATGCAAGTCCCCTGCCACAAGGTAAAACAAAAGAACTGTTACTAACAGATACAGAGCagccaggggaaaaaacaaaccaaaccaaaccaaaccaaaatccaCAAAAGGGTTGAAGTAACAAATAAGAAAAACTGTGCCACACTTTGACACTGAATGTATCTGAAAAGGTCAGCCCAGGTGTACTTAATCAAATGGTGGATGAAATTTCCAAAGGCCTTTGTGAGGACACACTAGCTTGTTCaagtaaaatctcatttttaatttaattttcttactcTGTTTAAAATAGCAAACACAACTATGTTTTTGTAGGGCAGTTATAATATTTTCCTCAAATGCTTTGTAAAAAGATGCAAGTGAAAGAATTTGTGTAGCCTTCCCTGATTCTCCAATGCACGTTTGTGTCTGTATCACTGAATTCAGCCCCTAGGTAAAATGTCCATTTGTATCTCATGTACATTAGCGGTTAACCAAAGCTGTCCGGAAAGCACAGGTGGAAACTGACTGCACAGCTGGAAGTAATGTCCAGATAATGAAGTCTTCCAAACAGAAGAGTTAGCATAACTTATAAATGGATGGACAGAGGAGACAGCTAGAAAAGCTCTCATCGTTAGCTCAAATATCAAGCTAACCTACAGCTATACCGTGTAACCATTTGGTTTGGACTATTTCCAAACTGACTGGATGAAGCTTAGAAGAAGCAAAACTCTTTCTAAATATTGCATGTCTAATACAGTGCATATTGTTCtgcaatgtaaaaataatgtcTAATTAGTTCTTTTTTCTGGTGAGTTTCATGCCaagttttgaaggaaataaatagGTGGCTCTAATTTAGAGGTCAGAACAAGCCCAGAGTTTTG
This sequence is a window from Athene noctua chromosome 13, bAthNoc1.hap1.1, whole genome shotgun sequence. Protein-coding genes within it:
- the ANXA2 gene encoding annexin A2 produces the protein MSTVHEILSKLSLEGDHSLPPSAYATVKAYSNFDADRDAAALETAIKTKGVDEVTIINILTNRSNEQRQDIAFAYQRRTKKELSAALKSALSGHLEAVILGLLKTPAQYDASELKAAMKGLGTDEDTLIEIICSRTNQELSEINRVYREMYKTELEKDIISDTSGDFRKLMVALAKGKRCEDTSVIDYELIDLDARELYDAGVKRKGTDVPKWINIMTERSVPHLQKVFERYKSYSPYDMLESIKKEVKGDLENAFVNLVQCIQNKQLYFADRLYDSMKGKGTRDKVLIRIMVSRCEVDMLKIKSEFKRKYGKSLYYFIQQDTKGDYQRALLNLCGGED